The following coding sequences lie in one Apium graveolens cultivar Ventura chromosome 3, ASM990537v1, whole genome shotgun sequence genomic window:
- the LOC141713902 gene encoding secreted RxLR effector protein 161-like codes for MYAQVCTRPDIAFIVGMLGRYLSNPGIEKWKAVKRVIRYLKKTKDYMLIYRKSDHLEIIGYSDSDFGGCKDERKSTSGYVYLLAGGAISWRPLKIFCDNKSAVEYLNNNMSTIDAKYIDIKFLVVKEKIQSGQITIEHIDIDCMIADPLTKALTPKVFHEHTAQMGVTLCDTLV; via the exons ATGTATGCTCAAGTTTGTACTCGTCCTGACATAGCATTCATTGTTGGAATGTTGGGAAGATATTTGAGTAATCCAGGAATAGAGAAATGGAAAGCAGTGAAACGCGTCATACGGTatttgaagaaaacaaaagacTATATGCTCATATACAGGAAATCAGATCATCTAGAAATCATTGGATATTCAGATTCTGACTTTGGAGGATGCAAAGATGAAAGAAAATCTACTTCGGGCTATGTTTATCTACTGGCTGGTGGAGCGATTTCATGGAG ACCATTAAAGATATTTTGTGATAATAAATCAGCTGTGGAGTATTTAAACAACAATATGAGTACTATAGATgcaaaatatatagatattaagtTCCTAGTTGTTAAAGAAAAGATTCAGAGTGGACAGATTACGATAGAACACATTGACATTGACTGCATGATTGCGGATCCGCTCACTAAGGCGTTAACACCTAAGGTTTTTCACGAGCATACTGCTCAAATGGGTGTTACCTTATGTGATACTTTGGTTTAG
- the LOC141711729 gene encoding G-type lectin S-receptor-like serine/threonine-protein kinase SD2-5 isoform X1 has translation MGKWVFFCFMGISLFIIFQPDTCMATFQAIGKLKPGFQGAQMNFIDENGLFLLSNNSVFGLSFTTTDKDVTLFLLTIVHLSTKRIVWSANRASPVKNFDKLVFDDTGNAVLQSGGSVIWSTSTANQGVSAMELRDSGNLVLVGSADRIVWQSFDHPANSLLSNQDFGEGMKLVSNPSATNLTYFLEIKSGDMLLYANYKKPQPYWSIRRDNRRIIDKVGGNVSVASLIGNSWRFFGKGKVLLWQLVFSDNADPNSTWVATLGDGGFITFYNLKSGSSSGNSPIRIPADPCSRPVPCNSYEICYNGNRCQCPSVLYSKGKCGPGVGSSCNESEGSIELVNAGNGLSYFALGLVPPSFKGNLDGCKSSCLANCSCVAMFHEEKSQNCFHFDTVGSLQGSNNGSDFVSYIKVRRNGGDGRDSGGNRGSKKKVLLLVFILLVTTMVIIGLLYAGIRYYQKQNSFLVESPKEAEEDFFLENISGMPIRFSLKDLQIATNNFATKLGQGGFGSVYEGVLQDGTRLAVKQLEGIGQGKKEFRAEVSSIGSIHHLHLVRLKGFCTEGSHRLLVYEYMANGSLERWIFKKNEGDFLDWDTRYDIAIGTAKGLAYLHEDCDVKIVHCDIKPENVLLDDNFLAKVSDFGLAKLMSREQSHVFTTLRGTRGYLAPEWITNYAISEKSDVYSYGMVLLEIIGGRKNYDASETEEKSHFPSYAFKMMEQGKLKDIVDVKLKIDEDDERVSIAIKVALWCIQNDMHLRPSMTKVVQMLEQVFPVPSPPFSSQQMNSHFYLSSFKSTSEHSNSLGPLDLNSCADLSAIRLSGPR, from the coding sequence ATGGGGAAATGGGTATTTTTCTGTTTTATGGGGATAAGCTTGTTTATTATCTTTCAACCTGATACTTGTATGGCTACTTTTCAAGCTATTGGCAAGTTAAAACCAGGTTTTCAAGGTGCTCAGATGAATTTTATAGATGAAAATGGGTTGTTTCTGTTATCAAACAACTCTGTTTTTGGTTTGTCTTTTACTACTACTGATAAAGATGTTACCTTGTTTTTACTTACTATTGTTCATTTGAGCACTAAAAGAATTGTTTGGTCTGCAAACAGAGCCAGCCCAGTTAAAAACTTTGATAAGCTTGTGTTTGATGATACTGGAAATGCTGTTTTGCAAAGTGGGGGATCTGTTATTTGGTCTACAAGTACTGCAAATCAAGGGGTTTCTGCTATGGAGTTGCGGGACTCTGGAAACCTGGTTTTGGTGGGGAGTGCTGATAGAATTGTCTGGCAGAGCTTTGATCATCCCGCGAATTCCCTTTTGTCTAATCAGGATTTTGGTGAAGGAATGAAACTTGTAAGCAATCCCAGCGCGACTAATTTAACTTATTTTCTTGAAATTAAGTCAGGAGATATGTTGCTCTATGCAAATTATAAGAAACCGCAACCTTATTGGTCCATCAGACGAGATAACAGGAGAATTATCGATAAAGTTGGAGGAAATGTCAGTGTAGCATCTCTTATTGGTAATTCGTGGCGGTTCTTTGGCAAGGGCAAAGTATTGCTATGGCAATTAGTTTTCTCGGATAATGCTGATCCAAATTCTACTTGGGTTGCGACTTTAGGAGATGGTGGATTCATTACTTTCTATAATCTTAAAAGTGGAAGTTCGAGTGGTAATTCTCCAATAAGAATACCGGCTGATCCATGTAGCAGGCCTGTACCATGTAATTCTTATGAGATATGTTATAATGGTAACAGATGCCAATGCCCCTCAGTCCTATACTCCAAGGGCAAATGCGGACCTGGTGTAGGATCTTCTTGCAACGAGTCAGAGGGTTCTATAGAGCTGGTAAATGCTGGAAATGGGCTTAGCTATTTTGCACTTGGGCTTGTTCCACCCTCATTCAAAGGCAACTTAGATGGCTGCAAATCTTCTTGTCTTGCTAACTGTTCATGTGTTGCTATGTTTCATGAAGAGAAGTCCCAAAATTGCTTTCATTTTGATACTGTGGGAAGCTTGCAAGGTTCAAACAATGGGAGTGACTTTGTTTCATACATTAAGGTCCGGAGAAATGGAGGCGATGGGAGAGATTCTGGAGGGAATAGAGGCAGCAAGAAAAAAGTTCTGCTTCTCGTCTTCATACTTTTGGTAACAACAATGGTTATTATTGGTCTACTTTATGCAGGTATTCGTTATTACCAAAAACAAAACAGCTTTCTAGTGGAGTCTCCTAAAGAAGCAGAAGAGGATTTTTTCTTGGAGAACATATCTGGGATGCCAATACGTTTTAGTCTCAAAGATCTTCAAATTGCTACCAACAACTTCGCTACAAAACTAGGGCAAGGAGGTTTTGGCTCAGTTTATGAAGGTGTTCTACAAGATGGAACCCGACTGGCCGTGAAGCAATTGGAGGGCATTGGTCAGGGAAAGAAAGAGTTCCGAGCTGAAGTTAGCAGTATTGGCAGCATTCATCATCTTCACCTGGTGAGGCTCAAAGGCTTCTGCACAGAAGGTTCCCACCGACTCCTTGTATATGAATACATGGCAAATGGTTCACTTGAAAGATGGATCTTTAAGAAAAACGAAGGAGATTTCTTGGACTGGGACACAAGATATGATATTGCCATAGGCACAGCCAAAGGATTGGCTTATCTCCATGAAGACTGTGATGTTAAAATTGTGCATTGCGATATTAAGCCTGAAAATGTTCTCCTAGATGACAACTTCCTAGCAAAAGTTTCGGACTTTGGTCTTGCTAAGCTAATGAGCAGAGAGCAGAGCCACGTTTTTACTACACTACGAGGCACAAGGGGATACCTTGCACCAGAGTGGATTACAAACTACGCGATATCAGAAAAGAGTGATGTCTATAGTTATGGAATGGTATTGCTTGAGATCATTGGTGGTCGAAAAAATTACGATGCATCTGAAACAGAAGAAAAAAGCCATTTCCCTTCATACGCTTTTAAGATGATGGAACAAGGTAAACTGAAGGACATTGTTGATGTGAAACTGAAAATAGACGAAGATGATGAAAGAGTGTCCATAGCAATTAAGGTTGCTCTTTGGTGTATACAAAATGACATGCACCTGAGACCATCAATGACAAAAGTTGTGCAAATGCTTGAACAAGTGTTTCCTGTTCCTTCACCTCCATTTTCTTCCCAGCAAATGAACTCGCATTTCTATTTAAGTTCCTTCAAATCAACGAGTGAGCATAGCAATTCTTTAGGGCCATTAGATCTCAATAGCTGTGCTGATTTGTCAGCAATAAGGCTTTCAGGACCAAGATAG
- the LOC141711729 gene encoding G-type lectin S-receptor-like serine/threonine-protein kinase SD2-5 isoform X2, with amino-acid sequence MELRDSGNLVLVGSADRIVWQSFDHPANSLLSNQDFGEGMKLVSNPSATNLTYFLEIKSGDMLLYANYKKPQPYWSIRRDNRRIIDKVGGNVSVASLIGNSWRFFGKGKVLLWQLVFSDNADPNSTWVATLGDGGFITFYNLKSGSSSGNSPIRIPADPCSRPVPCNSYEICYNGNRCQCPSVLYSKGKCGPGVGSSCNESEGSIELVNAGNGLSYFALGLVPPSFKGNLDGCKSSCLANCSCVAMFHEEKSQNCFHFDTVGSLQGSNNGSDFVSYIKVRRNGGDGRDSGGNRGSKKKVLLLVFILLVTTMVIIGLLYAGIRYYQKQNSFLVESPKEAEEDFFLENISGMPIRFSLKDLQIATNNFATKLGQGGFGSVYEGVLQDGTRLAVKQLEGIGQGKKEFRAEVSSIGSIHHLHLVRLKGFCTEGSHRLLVYEYMANGSLERWIFKKNEGDFLDWDTRYDIAIGTAKGLAYLHEDCDVKIVHCDIKPENVLLDDNFLAKVSDFGLAKLMSREQSHVFTTLRGTRGYLAPEWITNYAISEKSDVYSYGMVLLEIIGGRKNYDASETEEKSHFPSYAFKMMEQGKLKDIVDVKLKIDEDDERVSIAIKVALWCIQNDMHLRPSMTKVVQMLEQVFPVPSPPFSSQQMNSHFYLSSFKSTSEHSNSLGPLDLNSCADLSAIRLSGPR; translated from the coding sequence ATGGAGTTGCGGGACTCTGGAAACCTGGTTTTGGTGGGGAGTGCTGATAGAATTGTCTGGCAGAGCTTTGATCATCCCGCGAATTCCCTTTTGTCTAATCAGGATTTTGGTGAAGGAATGAAACTTGTAAGCAATCCCAGCGCGACTAATTTAACTTATTTTCTTGAAATTAAGTCAGGAGATATGTTGCTCTATGCAAATTATAAGAAACCGCAACCTTATTGGTCCATCAGACGAGATAACAGGAGAATTATCGATAAAGTTGGAGGAAATGTCAGTGTAGCATCTCTTATTGGTAATTCGTGGCGGTTCTTTGGCAAGGGCAAAGTATTGCTATGGCAATTAGTTTTCTCGGATAATGCTGATCCAAATTCTACTTGGGTTGCGACTTTAGGAGATGGTGGATTCATTACTTTCTATAATCTTAAAAGTGGAAGTTCGAGTGGTAATTCTCCAATAAGAATACCGGCTGATCCATGTAGCAGGCCTGTACCATGTAATTCTTATGAGATATGTTATAATGGTAACAGATGCCAATGCCCCTCAGTCCTATACTCCAAGGGCAAATGCGGACCTGGTGTAGGATCTTCTTGCAACGAGTCAGAGGGTTCTATAGAGCTGGTAAATGCTGGAAATGGGCTTAGCTATTTTGCACTTGGGCTTGTTCCACCCTCATTCAAAGGCAACTTAGATGGCTGCAAATCTTCTTGTCTTGCTAACTGTTCATGTGTTGCTATGTTTCATGAAGAGAAGTCCCAAAATTGCTTTCATTTTGATACTGTGGGAAGCTTGCAAGGTTCAAACAATGGGAGTGACTTTGTTTCATACATTAAGGTCCGGAGAAATGGAGGCGATGGGAGAGATTCTGGAGGGAATAGAGGCAGCAAGAAAAAAGTTCTGCTTCTCGTCTTCATACTTTTGGTAACAACAATGGTTATTATTGGTCTACTTTATGCAGGTATTCGTTATTACCAAAAACAAAACAGCTTTCTAGTGGAGTCTCCTAAAGAAGCAGAAGAGGATTTTTTCTTGGAGAACATATCTGGGATGCCAATACGTTTTAGTCTCAAAGATCTTCAAATTGCTACCAACAACTTCGCTACAAAACTAGGGCAAGGAGGTTTTGGCTCAGTTTATGAAGGTGTTCTACAAGATGGAACCCGACTGGCCGTGAAGCAATTGGAGGGCATTGGTCAGGGAAAGAAAGAGTTCCGAGCTGAAGTTAGCAGTATTGGCAGCATTCATCATCTTCACCTGGTGAGGCTCAAAGGCTTCTGCACAGAAGGTTCCCACCGACTCCTTGTATATGAATACATGGCAAATGGTTCACTTGAAAGATGGATCTTTAAGAAAAACGAAGGAGATTTCTTGGACTGGGACACAAGATATGATATTGCCATAGGCACAGCCAAAGGATTGGCTTATCTCCATGAAGACTGTGATGTTAAAATTGTGCATTGCGATATTAAGCCTGAAAATGTTCTCCTAGATGACAACTTCCTAGCAAAAGTTTCGGACTTTGGTCTTGCTAAGCTAATGAGCAGAGAGCAGAGCCACGTTTTTACTACACTACGAGGCACAAGGGGATACCTTGCACCAGAGTGGATTACAAACTACGCGATATCAGAAAAGAGTGATGTCTATAGTTATGGAATGGTATTGCTTGAGATCATTGGTGGTCGAAAAAATTACGATGCATCTGAAACAGAAGAAAAAAGCCATTTCCCTTCATACGCTTTTAAGATGATGGAACAAGGTAAACTGAAGGACATTGTTGATGTGAAACTGAAAATAGACGAAGATGATGAAAGAGTGTCCATAGCAATTAAGGTTGCTCTTTGGTGTATACAAAATGACATGCACCTGAGACCATCAATGACAAAAGTTGTGCAAATGCTTGAACAAGTGTTTCCTGTTCCTTCACCTCCATTTTCTTCCCAGCAAATGAACTCGCATTTCTATTTAAGTTCCTTCAAATCAACGAGTGAGCATAGCAATTCTTTAGGGCCATTAGATCTCAATAGCTGTGCTGATTTGTCAGCAATAAGGCTTTCAGGACCAAGATAG